One window from the genome of Rhizobium sp. NZLR1 encodes:
- a CDS encoding Lrp/AsnC ligand binding domain-containing protein produces MACHLVSGDHDFLLEVVIPDMATYEATVLRVTRSKSNGPLPLDRAGIP; encoded by the coding sequence ATAGCATGTCACCTCGTCTCCGGAGACCATGATTTCTTGCTCGAGGTAGTGATTCCCGACATGGCTACGTATGAAGCAACGGTTCTGCGCGTTACTCGCTCTAAATCCAACGGTCCGTTACCTCTCGACAGAGCCGGCATCCCTTAG
- a CDS encoding ACT domain-containing protein: protein MTIVSRDKFEMLSNMTPSLEDGEYVFCSLPNEGSKVHNLNPIGTFHEREGLTVILEKGEAHEAGFETSLAMRQITLNVNSALDGVGLTAGVAACLAEAGIPCNMVAAYHHDHIFVPAGLADRALHLLETLQRESARAMRKC, encoded by the coding sequence ATGACTATTGTGTCGCGAGACAAGTTCGAAATGCTGTCGAATATGACGCCCTCGCTCGAAGACGGCGAGTATGTGTTCTGCTCGTTACCCAATGAAGGGAGCAAAGTCCACAATCTGAATCCGATTGGGACATTTCACGAAAGAGAAGGTTTGACAGTCATCCTTGAGAAAGGAGAGGCGCACGAAGCGGGGTTCGAAACTTCACTTGCGATGCGCCAGATCACCCTCAATGTGAATTCTGCGCTCGATGGCGTCGGCCTTACGGCGGGGGTTGCTGCCTGTCTCGCAGAAGCTGGCATACCGTGCAACATGGTGGCAGCATATCACCACGACCACATCTTTGTTCCGGCGGGCCTAGCTGATCGAGCATTGCATCTGCTGGAAACGCTGCAACGCGAGTCCGCGCGGGCGATGCGCAAATGTTGA
- a CDS encoding LysR family transcriptional regulator: MTTLDRFQLEALVALLRSASFERAAKILRITPSAVPQQIRAPEEKAGGLDRPRSSVPAYPNWREDIPSRRTTLTRQR; encoded by the coding sequence TTGACGACGTTAGATCGATTTCAACTTGAGGCACTCGTCGCACTCCTTCGCAGCGCAAGCTTTGAGCGGGCGGCCAAAATACTTCGGATTACGCCTTCGGCGGTCCCGCAACAGATTAGAGCGCCTGAGGAAAAGGCTGGCGGTCTTGATCGTCCGCGGTCATCCGTGCCGGCCTACCCAAATTGGAGAGAGGATATCCCGTCACGCCGCACGACACTCACACGACAACGCTGA